GCCTATTCATTTCTTTCCCAATATTTTAACCTCACCAAACTCGACCCTCACTACCGAAAAACCGAAATTGCCCTCAGGCGAGACTTTGACCTTGAAAAAGCCCGATCTCTTCTTAAAACCCTGAATCTGGACGTCGAAATGGTTGATACTAAATATGCTATACATATCAAAAGCAAGAAAGTCAACAAAGGTGTCGGTCTTAAGAAACTTGCAAACATGATGGGGCTAAAAGCCAGAGATTTTGTAGCCATAGGGGACTCTGCAAACGACGTAGAGATGTTTGAGGTTTCAGGTTTCGGAATCGCTGTCGGGAACGGGGACGAAATAATAAAGGAAGCCGCAGATTATGTAA
The Methanosarcina thermophila TM-1 genome window above contains:
- a CDS encoding phosphoglycolate phosphatase — its product is MKFKAIVADIDGTITCEKRELHLEAVKKIRTLKLPFVLATGNILCYARTASRLIGLEGAVIAENGGAVAVRFDLQGTYEESMEECEKAYSFLSQYFNLTKLDPHYRKTEIALRRDFDLEKARSLLKTLNLDVEMVDTKYAIHIKSKKVNKGVGLKKLANMMGLKARDFVAIGDSANDVEMFEVSGFGIAVGNGDEIIKEAADYVTEATYGDGAIEAIEFLEEKGWI